A window of the Candidatus Polarisedimenticolia bacterium genome harbors these coding sequences:
- a CDS encoding cytochrome c-type biogenesis protein CcmH, which yields MARVARRIARILLLAACLAPAGAGAGVVPSSKDLEAVTGRIICDCGCSNLTIKECTCGKADRVRAEVAARLAGGQTPEQVLQAYVDDFGEQILAAPKPEGFNLVGWLLPFGAVLLGGTLLVLILRRWAKVPWSEAPLVPPLGAGGAQPPDPSFLRRVQEEMDRTEP from the coding sequence TTGGCTAGGGTCGCCCGGAGGATCGCGCGGATCCTCCTGCTCGCCGCTTGCCTGGCGCCCGCCGGCGCCGGCGCCGGCGTCGTGCCCTCCTCGAAGGATCTGGAGGCGGTGACCGGCCGGATCATCTGCGACTGCGGGTGCAGTAATCTGACGATCAAGGAGTGCACCTGTGGGAAGGCCGACCGCGTCCGGGCCGAAGTCGCCGCCCGCCTCGCCGGGGGACAGACCCCCGAACAGGTGCTGCAGGCGTACGTGGATGATTTTGGCGAGCAGATTCTGGCCGCGCCGAAGCCGGAAGGCTTCAATCTCGTCGGATGGCTCCTGCCCTTCGGAGCGGTCCTGCTGGGGGGCACGCTTCTCGTGCTGATTCTGCGGCGCTGGGCGAAGGTGCCGTGGAGCGAGGCCCCTCTGGTTCCTCCGCTGGGCGCCGGCGGCGCCCAGCCTCCCGATCCCTCGTTCCTGCGGAGGGTCCAGGAGGAGATGGACCGGACGGAGCCCTGA